One genomic region from Candidatus Nitrosopumilus koreensis AR1 encodes:
- a CDS encoding MDR/zinc-dependent alcohol dehydrogenase-like family protein: MKATFFDGTQIKFDENYPDPKPGECLVRISLAGICGTDLEILDGYMEYNGVLGHEFVGVVEKSENQELVGKRVVGEINAGCNNCDYCKKGLQRHCPNRTVLGILKRDGAFAEFLSLPEQNLHVIPDSISDEQAVFVEPLAAAFEIKEQVSLNPDWKVAVVGDGRLAQMICQVLKLSCHDVTCFGRHQNKLALLERFEIPTRIGIDDADNQSCDLVVEATGSNSGFSDAMKLVKPRGTVILKSTIASRENLDLTPTVVNEITLIGSRCGLFKPAIDALATGIISVDSMIDSTFPLEKFSEAINHAKKPETLKVFLKP; the protein is encoded by the coding sequence ATGAAAGCCACATTTTTTGATGGAACGCAAATAAAGTTTGATGAAAACTATCCTGACCCAAAACCTGGTGAGTGTTTGGTTAGAATAAGTCTTGCTGGAATTTGTGGAACAGACCTTGAAATTTTAGATGGATACATGGAGTATAATGGAGTGTTGGGCCATGAGTTTGTTGGTGTGGTAGAAAAATCAGAGAACCAAGAACTGGTTGGAAAAAGAGTGGTAGGTGAGATTAATGCCGGCTGCAATAATTGCGATTACTGCAAAAAGGGACTGCAAAGACACTGTCCTAACAGAACTGTTCTGGGAATTCTAAAACGAGATGGTGCATTTGCTGAATTCTTATCTTTGCCTGAACAAAATCTGCATGTGATTCCTGATTCAATCTCTGATGAACAGGCAGTGTTTGTTGAACCACTTGCTGCAGCATTTGAAATCAAAGAACAAGTATCACTAAACCCTGATTGGAAGGTTGCAGTTGTGGGTGATGGCAGACTGGCACAGATGATATGCCAAGTCCTAAAGTTGTCTTGTCATGATGTTACATGCTTTGGCAGACACCAAAACAAACTTGCATTGCTAGAAAGATTTGAGATTCCAACTAGAATTGGAATAGATGATGCTGATAATCAGTCATGTGACTTGGTAGTAGAGGCTACTGGTAGTAACTCTGGATTCTCTGATGCCATGAAGCTTGTAAAGCCCCGAGGAACTGTGATACTAAAATCCACAATCGCATCAAGGGAGAATCTTGATTTGACACCTACTGTAGTAAATGAGATAACATTGATTGGATCTCGCTGTGGATTGTTCAAACCCGCAATTGATGCACTAGCAACTGGAATCATTTCAGTTGATTCAATGATTGATTCTACTTTTCCACTAGAAAAGTTCTCAGAGGCAATTAATCATGCAAAAAAACCTGAAACACTCAAGGTCTTTCTAAAACCCTGA
- a CDS encoding DUF6659 family protein: MVSITVLTENQLSVENMKERITDIVSIPEIRFCGLIDSTGELVMGRMDDNIMPLMTDKQRRKLFQELAHRVSNRTGFDADFGRVKYSSSRREKIVMMSFPLGTHIILVIAEPSVNIDRLAWDVLNKLGRQWADFDGF, encoded by the coding sequence ATGGTATCAATAACTGTGTTGACTGAAAACCAATTGTCTGTTGAAAACATGAAAGAACGAATAACTGACATTGTGTCTATTCCTGAGATTAGATTCTGTGGATTGATTGACAGCACTGGTGAATTGGTTATGGGACGTATGGATGACAATATCATGCCATTAATGACTGACAAACAAAGAAGAAAGCTATTCCAAGAGTTGGCACACAGAGTTTCAAACAGAACTGGCTTTGATGCTGATTTTGGTAGGGTAAAGTATTCTTCTTCTAGACGGGAAAAAATAGTGATGATGAGCTTTCCACTTGGAACTCATATTATTTTGGTTATTGCAGAGCCAAGTGTGAATATTGACAGACTTGCTTGGGATGTTCTAAACAAACTAGGAAGACAATGGGCAGATTTTGATGGATTCTAA
- the leuS gene encoding leucine--tRNA ligase: MTVNWTEIESKWRSKWQENKDFETNPNDKPKKFITVAYPYPNSPQHIGHGRTYTLADVHARFYRMKGYNVLFPMGFHYTGTPVLGMAKRIEAGEKEILDGLRNIYHVPEDAIKTFVEPIKIADYFHEEIKSGMIEMGYSIDWRREFTTIVPGYQKFIEWQITTLKESGRIIQGSHPVGWCPVDQNPVSQHDTMGDVEPKIDDKNFLIKFKFDEFIFPITTLRPETIFGITNLWVNPNTVYKKVKVDDETWIVSEQCAKKISFFEKEVTEIGEISGADIIGKYAKNHDGREIPILPADFVEPSMGTGLVMSVPAHAPKDYQALMDLKGKGHDLASKLEPIPIITTEGYGSIPAKDIVEKMGISDQSDDKLEEATKELYLKEFTDGKLNDKCGQFDGEKVQFGRDKIRAWLQENNFLEKFPVLENAPVRCRCGAECVVKILNNQWFLNYGDESWKELARNCLDEMNILPNNIKTEFVEVIDWLHERACARQQGLGTKLPWDKDWIVESLSDSVIYMAYYTISRFVNDGTATPENLTKEFFDYVLLDKGDASLAASTSKLSEDMINLMKKEFTYFYPVDSRHSGRDLVQNHLSFFVLNHVAIFEKKLWPQEIVVNGSVMMDGAKMSKSMGNIIPLRTAIRDHGADPIRLAIISSAELLQDADFNMESVSGIQSKLESLLEECSRLKKNTIGELQAEDRWILSKTQSKIAEVTEAVEKMRLREALHDILFTFETDLSWYSKRVQAKGREDVSGILHQINSVRVAMLSPFAPHVAEEMWEKLENTEPVSKSSWPEFSAEKIDATAIQAEELLKSTIDDIANILKVTKITPQKIVIYVNSDETKSKIYRKMLGIMVGGQNNMGVVMKELIADPETVDAKKMPDYVQKTIKDLHSESESIKKMKLEAESFDEKEFLKSELISIGKKEFGVDITIYSESDSDIYDPKGKARHARPFKPAILIE, encoded by the coding sequence ATGACGGTTAACTGGACAGAAATTGAAAGTAAATGGAGAAGCAAGTGGCAAGAGAACAAAGACTTTGAGACAAACCCAAATGACAAACCAAAAAAATTCATCACAGTAGCATATCCGTATCCAAACTCACCGCAACACATCGGACACGGCAGAACATACACACTAGCTGATGTCCATGCAAGATTCTACAGGATGAAAGGATACAACGTATTATTCCCAATGGGATTTCATTATACTGGAACTCCGGTGCTTGGCATGGCAAAAAGAATCGAAGCAGGAGAAAAAGAAATTCTGGATGGATTGAGAAACATCTACCATGTTCCAGAAGATGCAATAAAGACATTTGTTGAGCCAATAAAGATTGCAGACTATTTTCATGAAGAGATAAAGTCTGGCATGATTGAGATGGGTTATTCCATTGATTGGAGACGAGAGTTTACTACTATAGTTCCAGGTTATCAAAAGTTTATCGAGTGGCAAATTACAACACTAAAAGAAAGCGGGAGAATCATTCAGGGAAGTCATCCGGTTGGATGGTGTCCTGTTGATCAAAACCCAGTATCGCAGCACGATACAATGGGAGACGTGGAGCCAAAGATTGATGATAAGAACTTTTTGATAAAATTCAAGTTTGATGAATTTATCTTTCCAATTACAACACTGCGTCCTGAGACAATCTTTGGCATTACCAATCTCTGGGTCAATCCAAATACTGTTTACAAAAAAGTCAAAGTAGATGATGAAACATGGATAGTATCAGAACAATGTGCAAAGAAAATTTCATTCTTTGAAAAAGAGGTAACTGAGATTGGCGAGATTTCAGGTGCCGACATCATTGGAAAATACGCAAAAAACCATGACGGGCGAGAGATTCCAATATTGCCTGCGGACTTTGTAGAGCCCAGCATGGGTACCGGACTTGTAATGTCAGTTCCTGCTCATGCCCCTAAAGACTATCAGGCATTGATGGATTTGAAGGGCAAAGGACACGATCTAGCCTCAAAATTAGAGCCCATTCCAATTATTACTACAGAAGGATATGGTTCCATTCCAGCAAAAGACATTGTAGAGAAGATGGGAATCTCTGACCAATCTGATGACAAGCTAGAAGAAGCCACCAAAGAGTTGTACCTCAAAGAGTTTACAGATGGAAAACTCAACGACAAGTGCGGTCAGTTTGATGGAGAGAAGGTGCAGTTTGGTCGTGACAAAATCAGAGCATGGTTGCAAGAGAACAATTTTCTAGAAAAATTCCCAGTGCTAGAGAATGCTCCTGTTAGATGTCGTTGCGGAGCTGAATGTGTTGTCAAGATACTCAACAACCAGTGGTTTTTGAATTATGGTGATGAGTCATGGAAAGAATTAGCTAGAAACTGTTTAGATGAGATGAACATCCTTCCTAACAATATCAAGACAGAGTTTGTCGAGGTAATTGATTGGTTGCATGAGCGAGCTTGTGCAAGACAACAGGGACTTGGAACTAAACTTCCATGGGACAAGGACTGGATTGTTGAGAGCTTGTCTGACAGTGTAATTTACATGGCATATTATACAATTTCACGATTTGTAAATGATGGAACAGCTACTCCTGAGAATCTTACAAAAGAATTCTTTGATTATGTTTTGCTAGACAAGGGTGATGCATCCCTAGCTGCAAGTACATCAAAACTTTCTGAAGATATGATTAATCTAATGAAAAAAGAGTTCACGTACTTTTATCCAGTTGATTCGCGTCATTCTGGTCGAGATTTGGTTCAGAACCACTTGTCATTTTTTGTACTTAATCATGTTGCAATATTTGAAAAGAAACTATGGCCGCAAGAGATTGTTGTCAATGGTAGTGTGATGATGGATGGAGCTAAAATGTCAAAGAGCATGGGAAACATCATTCCGTTACGTACTGCAATCCGAGATCATGGGGCAGACCCAATCAGGTTGGCAATAATATCATCAGCTGAACTGTTGCAGGATGCTGATTTTAACATGGAATCAGTCTCAGGGATTCAAAGCAAGCTTGAATCGCTTTTAGAGGAGTGTTCTAGGCTCAAAAAGAATACCATTGGTGAATTGCAGGCAGAAGACAGGTGGATTTTATCTAAAACTCAGAGCAAGATTGCAGAAGTTACAGAAGCAGTAGAAAAAATGCGATTGAGAGAGGCACTACATGATATCTTGTTTACATTTGAGACTGACCTGAGCTGGTATTCCAAGAGAGTTCAAGCCAAAGGACGTGAAGATGTCTCTGGAATTTTGCACCAAATAAATTCAGTGCGAGTTGCAATGTTGTCCCCATTTGCACCACATGTAGCAGAAGAGATGTGGGAGAAATTGGAAAATACAGAACCAGTATCAAAATCATCTTGGCCAGAATTTTCTGCAGAAAAAATTGATGCCACTGCAATTCAAGCTGAAGAGTTACTGAAATCAACAATAGACGACATTGCAAACATTCTCAAGGTTACCAAAATTACCCCGCAAAAGATTGTAATTTACGTAAATTCAGATGAGACAAAATCCAAAATCTATCGCAAGATGCTAGGAATAATGGTAGGAGGTCAGAACAACATGGGAGTTGTCATGAAAGAATTGATTGCAGATCCTGAAACTGTTGATGCCAAAAAGATGCCAGATTATGTGCAGAAAACAATCAAGGACTTGCATTCAGAATCAGAATCAATCAAAAAGATGAAGCTTGAAGCTGAATCCTTTGATGAAAAAGAGTTCCTAAAGTCAGAGTTGATTAGTATTGGAAAGAAAGAGTTTGGAGTGGACATTACAATTTATTCAGAATCTGATTCTGACATTTACGATCCAAAGGGAAAGGCAAGACATGCAAGGCCGTTCAAACCTGCAATATTGATTGAATAA
- the alaS gene encoding alanine--tRNA ligase, which yields MDKKEILKEFSADPDKYYNVKLFQEQGFVRKSCAKCGRFFWTLNADRDLCPDDGLDTYSFIGNPPTSKRFDYTQSWKQVEEFFVKNNHTSVSRYPVVCRWRDDLYFTIASVVDFQRIMGSKVVFEFPANPLVVPQTCLRFKDLENVGVTGRHFSSFCMIGQHSVPDLGGYWKDECVDLDYRLLTEQFGINKDEVVFVEDVWAGGGSFGPSLEYFVRGLELGNAVFTEFQGELGKHTTLDQRVIDMGAGLERFAWITMGTPTAYDCCFGPINQKLFNTIGIDSDSEILRKYFTEIAKEIDHYDDLNQVRRLAVKNAGITDKQMQKMITPLEGMYLIADHLRTLIFAITDGALPSNVGGGYNLRMMLRRINATISKLNLKLDIDDLIDSHVDYLKDTYPELDEKRDDVKTILKLESQRYEESKVHMKKKADKIKEKGTPTVDELITFYESDGITPEYLKEVDAISEIPSSFYSKLSDLHQSDKKKAVAELPLEGLPETETLFYKDDPMEFSAKVLKVIDDMVVLDRTSFYARGGGQEPDHGTIAGFKVIDVDKHANIIVHKLEGGTPKEGETVSCKVDETRRSNITKNHTSTHILNASSRRVLGSWIWQHSAFKEDDHARLDITHHSSLSDDEVKKIEDAANSMVKQNLNVNIDYYDRGTAEQTYGFRIYQGGVVPVKAVRIVSIEDQDVEACGGTHVKKTGDIQLIKITKTKRIQDGVVRLEFVSGPGAFEYEKKQEAELKRKAEEAKQKEQLEKQREENKAKAREKIPVLLEKILAGESVESDGIHTKGKLCFTASPDYDDYFHQNFGKKLVGKDDSAAFCGIFEAGPTVRVMVYTGSNSGVNAGDIAREVASILGGSGGGDAKFAQGGGKDTSKKDEAIAKAKSMILG from the coding sequence TTGGACAAAAAAGAGATTCTAAAAGAATTTTCAGCAGATCCTGACAAATACTATAACGTCAAACTGTTCCAAGAACAAGGATTTGTCAGAAAGTCATGTGCAAAATGTGGCAGATTCTTTTGGACTCTGAATGCAGACAGAGACTTGTGTCCAGATGACGGATTGGACACGTATTCATTTATCGGAAATCCTCCAACTAGTAAAAGATTTGATTACACCCAATCATGGAAGCAGGTAGAAGAGTTTTTTGTAAAAAACAATCACACTTCGGTTAGCCGCTATCCAGTAGTTTGCAGATGGCGTGATGACTTGTACTTTACAATTGCATCAGTTGTTGATTTTCAAAGAATAATGGGCTCCAAAGTTGTCTTTGAGTTTCCCGCAAATCCATTAGTAGTTCCGCAGACATGTCTGAGATTCAAGGATTTGGAGAATGTCGGTGTAACAGGAAGACATTTTTCATCTTTTTGCATGATAGGACAGCACAGTGTTCCGGATTTAGGAGGATACTGGAAAGATGAATGTGTTGATTTGGATTACAGATTACTGACTGAGCAGTTTGGAATAAACAAAGACGAAGTGGTCTTTGTTGAAGATGTGTGGGCAGGTGGTGGCTCGTTTGGCCCATCACTGGAGTATTTTGTTAGAGGGCTGGAGCTTGGAAACGCAGTGTTTACTGAATTCCAAGGAGAACTAGGAAAACACACAACACTAGACCAGCGAGTAATTGACATGGGAGCTGGACTTGAGAGATTTGCATGGATTACCATGGGAACACCAACTGCGTATGACTGTTGCTTTGGTCCAATTAATCAAAAGCTCTTCAACACAATAGGAATTGACTCTGATTCAGAAATTTTGCGCAAGTACTTTACAGAGATTGCAAAGGAGATTGATCATTACGATGATCTCAACCAAGTAAGACGTCTTGCAGTAAAAAATGCTGGAATCACAGATAAGCAGATGCAAAAGATGATCACACCACTAGAAGGAATGTATCTTATTGCAGATCATCTACGTACTTTGATATTTGCAATAACAGATGGTGCACTTCCATCAAATGTTGGCGGAGGATATAACCTGAGAATGATGTTGCGCAGAATTAATGCAACTATATCCAAACTAAACTTGAAACTTGACATTGATGACTTGATTGATTCACATGTTGACTATCTCAAGGACACGTATCCTGAGCTTGATGAAAAGAGAGATGATGTCAAGACAATACTAAAACTGGAATCTCAAAGGTATGAAGAATCCAAGGTTCACATGAAGAAAAAGGCAGACAAGATAAAAGAGAAAGGAACACCAACAGTCGATGAACTCATTACATTTTACGAATCAGACGGAATCACTCCTGAATACCTCAAGGAAGTTGATGCCATATCTGAGATTCCATCATCATTTTACTCCAAACTATCTGATTTGCACCAGTCAGACAAGAAAAAGGCAGTTGCAGAACTTCCTCTAGAAGGACTGCCTGAAACTGAGACGCTATTTTACAAAGACGACCCAATGGAGTTTTCAGCCAAGGTACTCAAGGTAATTGATGACATGGTTGTATTAGATAGAACATCATTTTATGCACGAGGAGGAGGCCAAGAGCCAGACCATGGCACCATTGCAGGATTCAAAGTAATTGATGTAGACAAACATGCAAACATTATAGTTCACAAGCTAGAAGGTGGAACTCCAAAAGAAGGAGAGACAGTTTCATGCAAAGTAGATGAAACAAGACGCTCAAACATTACTAAAAACCACACCAGCACTCACATCCTAAATGCATCATCTCGTAGAGTTTTGGGTTCTTGGATTTGGCAGCATTCAGCTTTCAAAGAAGACGATCATGCCAGACTAGATATCACACACCACTCTTCGCTTTCTGATGATGAAGTAAAGAAAATCGAAGATGCTGCAAACTCTATGGTAAAACAAAATCTTAACGTAAACATTGACTATTACGACAGGGGAACTGCAGAGCAGACATATGGATTTAGAATCTATCAGGGAGGTGTTGTTCCAGTAAAAGCTGTAAGGATTGTGTCCATTGAAGACCAAGACGTTGAGGCTTGTGGTGGAACTCATGTAAAGAAAACCGGAGACATACAACTAATCAAGATTACAAAAACAAAACGCATTCAGGACGGAGTAGTTCGTTTGGAGTTTGTTTCAGGTCCTGGCGCATTTGAGTATGAAAAGAAACAAGAAGCAGAATTAAAGCGCAAAGCTGAAGAAGCAAAACAAAAAGAGCAACTAGAAAAACAACGTGAAGAAAACAAGGCAAAGGCCAGAGAAAAGATTCCCGTACTGCTAGAAAAGATTCTGGCTGGAGAATCAGTAGAGTCTGACGGCATACATACAAAGGGAAAATTGTGTTTTACAGCCAGTCCTGATTATGATGATTATTTCCACCAGAACTTTGGCAAGAAACTGGTTGGCAAAGATGATTCTGCTGCATTTTGTGGAATCTTCGAAGCTGGTCCCACAGTTAGAGTGATGGTCTACACAGGATCTAATTCAGGCGTAAATGCAGGCGACATTGCACGAGAGGTAGCCTCAATTTTGGGCGGTTCTGGAGGAGGAGATGCCAAATTTGCACAAGGTGGAGGAAAAGACACATCTAAAAAAGACGAGGCAATAGCCAAAGCAAAATCAATGATTTTAGGATGA